From Chryseotalea sp. WA131a:
TTTAATGACTTGACAAATGTACGCTAATTCTTCCGTGGACATCTCAGTGTGTATCGGCAAGGAGATCACTGTTTTGGAAAGTTTTTCCGTAACCGGAAAAGAACCTTCACCAAAGCCTGTTCGCTGATACGCCTTTTGCAAATGCAATGGCACCGGATAATAAATCATGGATGGCACTCCTTTGCTCTCCAAATATTTTTTGAAAGCATCTCGGTCAATGCCATTTGTCTTTAGTGTATATTGATGGAATACATGCGTTGAGTTTTTTGCCCTTACTGGGATCTCCAAAAAACCGCAAGATTTTAGTTCGGCATCGTAGACATCTGCTGCTTCGTTTCTTTTGCGCGTATATTCATCCAGGTATTTCAACTTTACATTTAAGATGGCTGCTTGCAAGGTATCCAGGCGACTATTGATGCCAATCACTTCGTGGTGATATTTTATTTTTTGGCCATGACTGGCAATCATCGTCATTTTTTCCGCTAGTGATTTATTGTGGGTAAAAATCGCCCCTCCATCGCCATACGCTCCTAAATTTTTGGATGGAAAAAATGAGGTAGTGCCAACTATGCCCATCGTGCCGGCATTCTTGACCGTGCCATCTACAAATGTATATTCCGCGCCTAGCGCTTGCGCCACATCTTCAATCACAAAAAGATGATGTGCATTGGCAATTTTTAAAATCGGTTCCATATTGGCACTTTGTCCATACAAATGAACGGGCACGATAGCCTTGGTGCGCGAAGTGATTTTACTTTCTATTTGATTGACATCGATATTAAATGTCCATTCATCAACATCGATGAAGACAGGTGAAAGTCCTAAAAGGGCAATCACCTCTGCCGTTGCCACGTAGGTATGAACGGGCAAGATCACTTCATCCCCTTGCTTTAACTCGAGCGCCATCATGGCAATTTGCAATGCATCAGTGCCGTTCGCACATGAGACCACATGAACGTTTTGATTTTTTTGAGAAAGAGCTAGTGCAAATTCTTTTACGTCAGGTCCCTGAATAAAGGCCGAAGAAAGTAAGACGCTTTCAATGGCTGTATCGATTTCAGACTTAATGCGCAGGTATTGCCCCCGCAAGTCAACCATTTGTATTTTTTCCATCACTTGATACCTCGAATGTTTTTTTCCCATTGCCACGCGTGCAACAGGGATTCTTCTAAACTCAATTCTGTTTTCCAGCCTAATAATTTTTCTGCCTTCGCAGGATTGGCATAAATCTTTTCTATATCGCCAGCCCTGCGTGGGCCGATTTCATAATTTAACTGAACACCTGTGGTTTTGATAAATCGCCTAACCAAATCAAGCACCGTTACTCCATCACCTGTACCCAAATTGAAAACTTCATTTCTGCTCTCTAACGAAGTCACTTTTTGCAATGCTTTTACATGTGCTTTTGCCAAATCAACCACATGAATAAAATCACGCACACAACTTCCATCTGGGGTATCATAATCGCTCCCAAAAACCGTAAGCTTCTGGCGAATGCCTGCAGCTGTTTGAGTTACATACGGCACAAGGTTGGAGGGGGTGCCGATAGGCAATTCTCCAATCAGTGCCGAAGGATGCGCACCCACTGGATTAAAGTACCGCAGTGAAACAGATCTTAAATTCTTATTAGCATGAATGGAATCTTC
This genomic window contains:
- a CDS encoding DegT/DnrJ/EryC1/StrS family aminotransferase, which translates into the protein MEKIQMVDLRGQYLRIKSEIDTAIESVLLSSAFIQGPDVKEFALALSQKNQNVHVVSCANGTDALQIAMMALELKQGDEVILPVHTYVATAEVIALLGLSPVFIDVDEWTFNIDVNQIESKITSRTKAIVPVHLYGQSANMEPILKIANAHHLFVIEDVAQALGAEYTFVDGTVKNAGTMGIVGTTSFFPSKNLGAYGDGGAIFTHNKSLAEKMTMIASHGQKIKYHHEVIGINSRLDTLQAAILNVKLKYLDEYTRKRNEAADVYDAELKSCGFLEIPVRAKNSTHVFHQYTLKTNGIDRDAFKKYLESKGVPSMIYYPVPLHLQKAYQRTGFGEGSFPVTEKLSKTVISLPIHTEMSTEELAYICQVIKDYPRHA
- the galE gene encoding UDP-glucose 4-epimerase GalE, giving the protein MASTKKVLLTGGAGYIGAHTAVELIQQGFEIIVVDDLSRSEKRIIDGIERITNRKIAFYQGDCRDERFLDTLFKNNQIDSVIHFAAFKSVNESVVNPLLYYQNNLGSMVALLKTMEKFNVNKVIFSSSCTVYGQPDRIPVDESAPFKKAESSYGATKQMCERILEDSIHANKNLRSVSLRYFNPVGAHPSALIGELPIGTPSNLVPYVTQTAAGIRQKLTVFGSDYDTPDGSCVRDFIHVVDLAKAHVKALQKVTSLESRNEVFNLGTGDGVTVLDLVRRFIKTTGVQLNYEIGPRRAGDIEKIYANPAKAEKLLGWKTELSLEESLLHAWQWEKNIRGIK